The Candidatus Peribacteria bacterium region CAACTGACCGATGACAATGCACTGCGCACAATTTTCGATGCCGTGTTCCAGAAGACCAACGACATTAAACGGACGTCCGGCTTGGTCCTGACACAACTGCTCGGATTTTTGAAAGCGGAGAACAAGACGATTACAGATGGACCGGATGCTGCACGCATTCTTGAACTTGTGGAAGCAATTGATGCCGGAACTATCAGCGGAAATGCCGGCAAAGACGTCCTCGCAACCATGATCAAAACCGGCAAAAATGCCTCCACGATTATTGAGGAAGGCGGCATGAAACAGATCTCCGATGACGGTGCGCTCGGTGCGATTGTTGATGCTGCGATCGCAGCGAATCAGTCGTCAGTTGAAGCATACAAAGGCGGAAAAGCTGCGGCACTCGGTGCAATTGTCGGATGGATTATGAAAGAGACCAAAGGCCAGGCGAACCCGGGAAAGGTAAATAGCCTTCTGCAGGAGAAGCTCCGGTGATACGTTTATCTGTATGAAGATAGAAGATCAAATAATGATCGAGAGTACAGATACCCCTTCGCAATCCCTCACACGATTGGGGAAAATATGGTATGCACTCACCACAAGAAAACGCATACAGCAGCAAAAAATGATTATACGGGCGGAGGCACTGGAAACACTTCGTTTCCTCGGCGATTCTGTTGTTCTGGCCTTTTCGTCCCAATCTTCTATCATGGATACAGAAGATCTCCCCTCTCACGCATTACTTTTTTCTCCTCTCTCTCATGAAAAAATATCTGATGATTGCGGGCCTGGCTCTCACGCTGGCAGCATGTAACACGCAGACAACGACCGATACGGACACACCATCCATGGGCAAGCGCATGCCAGTAGAATGGGTAGCCGTAGACACCGGTGAAAAGGTGGGCGAAGGCGATATGCCTGTCACCAAAATCACGCTGCAGGTAGCGGCAACCAAAGAAGAGATCTACAGCACCAGTTGTATGGGAACAGCGTCTACAGAGCTGCAGGACGTTGCAGGCAGCATTGCATCCATCCAGTGCTGGTGGGCAGGTGGAGGTGACCAGTATGGCGTCTTTATTGGCGAAGCCGAACAGCTGACTGTCCGTCACCGCACAGTGGACGAAGAGGCAGGATTCGGCGCATGGGAAGAGGTGGCGCAGCAGTAAATATCAGAGGATTATCAGAAAAAGCCCGGTCACAGGATCGGGCTTTTTTGTGTCCTGCCCCGCGAAGCCTTGAGGCGAAGTGGGGTTATCCAAGAGCGATCTCGACGCGTCTGAATTCCTCCAGCATCCGCAGATTGATCTCCTGCAGCAGGTTCATGTGCATGTCATGATCGTTGTTTTTTACCTCGTAGACGACGGTAAACGTGATGGCCGCTTTGGAGATTTTCGTGAGCGTGACGCGGTTATAGTGCAGCGGCTCAAGCGAATCGATAATGCCGCGGATAATAGTCTGTACCAGGCGCAGCTTTTCGACAGAGGTATCCGGCGCAACGAGGATATCAAACTCCACATGGCGCTCATTCATACGGCGGTAATTCCGCACTCTGGCCTGTGTCAGCTCCTGGTTCGGGATAATCACCTCCTCTCCCTGTACAGCCTGGATACGCGTGGTCTTGAGGCCGATTTTCCGGACAAATCCGCTGTGATCGCCGGTCACAATATAATCCCCCTCCCGAAACGGCTTGTCGAAGTAGATGGAAAACGAGCTGAAAATATCCGCAAGAATTCTCTGCGATGCGAGCGCAAACGCCACCCCGCCGATTCCAAGTCCTGCAATAAGCGAGGTAACGTTCACACCGAGGTTCGAGAGAATCATCAAGGTGCCGAGAATCCAGAGAAGAATCGACAGCACATTTTGGAAAATCGCAGGCGGTTTCTGTTCGCTGCCTGTCACGTGCATGAAATGACTGAGCACATGCTCAAGAATTTTCTGGACGAGGAGCACACCCAAAATGACAACCAAAAAGAGTGAGACGGCCGCTACCAGATATTCAATCCGGGGTGGCAGCATGAGCCAGCGCAAAGCAATGACAAGAGCGAGCGAACCCCACACCAAAGAAGGAATCTTCTGTACGAATGTAATAACAGTACCCAGAACAGTCTGATCGGCCGTAAAAGTTGGTGACCGCAAACGCTTCAGGACAAACGGCAGGACCTGCAAAAAGACAAGATACAAAACCAGGAATGTGAGGAGCGACAGAAGCAAACGCTCAGCGGAATTGCCGTATATGCCGGTTTCTAAGAGGGATTGGATAGTGTTTTGCATAGCAAAGAAGTATACCAGACCATCACGGAAAGGGCGGAAAATCAGAAGAATAATCAGTCCGAATCCGCCGGTTTTTCTTGGATGTCGGATGGGAGTAATCCCGAAATGTCATCAATGTAAAGGCGCCTTTCAGGAAACTGAGTGAGAATGCTATCGATTGCCTGTCGCACCCTGTGCCTG contains the following coding sequences:
- a CDS encoding lipoprotein; this translates as MKKYLMIAGLALTLAACNTQTTTDTDTPSMGKRMPVEWVAVDTGEKVGEGDMPVTKITLQVAATKEEIYSTSCMGTASTELQDVAGSIASIQCWWAGGGDQYGVFIGEAEQLTVRHRTVDEEAGFGAWEEVAQQ
- a CDS encoding mechanosensitive ion channel family protein is translated as MQNTIQSLLETGIYGNSAERLLLSLLTFLVLYLVFLQVLPFVLKRLRSPTFTADQTVLGTVITFVQKIPSLVWGSLALVIALRWLMLPPRIEYLVAAVSLFLVVILGVLLVQKILEHVLSHFMHVTGSEQKPPAIFQNVLSILLWILGTLMILSNLGVNVTSLIAGLGIGGVAFALASQRILADIFSSFSIYFDKPFREGDYIVTGDHSGFVRKIGLKTTRIQAVQGEEVIIPNQELTQARVRNYRRMNERHVEFDILVAPDTSVEKLRLVQTIIRGIIDSLEPLHYNRVTLTKISKAAITFTVVYEVKNNDHDMHMNLLQEINLRMLEEFRRVEIALG